From Mucilaginibacter gotjawali:
CAAAATCTTTGGGTTCTGTATTCATCAATGCCTTATGCGCTTCACTGTTCCAAACTTCAATCCTGTTTAAAAGGCAGGTAATAACTACGTCACTTTTTATCTCCGCGTGGTCGAGCAAAAACTGGGGCAAATTCACCCGGCCTGCTGCGTCAAGGCTCAATTCCGTCGCGCCGCGCATAAAATATCTTACAAATTCTATATCTTCCTCGTCATATTCGTTAAGTTTGCTTAGTTCTTCCAGTTTTTTATCCCATTGTTTTTTTGTGTAGATGACCAGATATTTTTTAAAGCCACGATTGATCACAAGACCTTCAGACTCAGCTTCGGGAAGCTTTTTCTTTAGGCCGGATGGGACCATCATGCGTCCTTTATTATCCAGTTTACACTCAAATTCGCCGGTGAGGAATGACATTTTAAAACTTTAACACGATTTGTAATGTAAAATTAGACTTCTTTTACCACTTTCTACCACTTCTTACCACGAAAGTTATTAACACTTGTTCGGTGCGTATGTTAATTGCTGTGCATAAGTGTTTATAAGTCCCATCTAAACAACTTTTCTCCCCTTTTTAATTTGTTTCTTCCTAATTTTAAGCGACTTACAAACGTTTATAACAAAATGATCAAACTGAATGATCCGTACTTCCTGGATATAGAAAACAATGGGAAAAACCTCCGTTTGGTGGTATATGCTAATGGCGTGGAAAAAGTTTGCCGGAAAACAACTCATAAATCACTATCCGCCCTTATACAATCGTGTGAAAATCACCTGTTTAAAGGAAGGTTGCAATTATTCAGAAATCCGGAAGAGATAAGCGTGGTGGTAAAAGGCGAAGTGGTGGGAGAAATTACAGCAGATACGCTGTTAAACTGCCTCAAATTCGATCAACAATAAAAACTTGTACCTATATTTATTGCCATTAGCTAAATCAATCCATGAAAATAATTCTATTCCCGTCGTCAAACTTTAGGCGCAGGTGTTCAATCGCCCTTGGGCTTCTTATTACTGTCGCATCTCAATTGCGCGCCCAGGTAATCGCCCCGGATTCCATTGACCGGCTGGTTAACCGCACCCTGCAAACTTTTGATGTACCTGGAATTGCTGTGGCAATAGTAAAAGATGATAAAATGATATTTGCCAAAGGCTATGGCTATGCCTCGCTGAATACGCATAAAAAAGTAGATGAGAACACCCTGTTTGGGATTGCATCCAACAGTAAGGCCTTTACTACCGCCTCCATAGGGATACTTTGCGATGAAGGAAAAATAAAACTCGATGATAAGGTGACCGACTATATCCCAGAGTTTAAAATGTACGACCCGTATGTAACCGCCGAATTTACCATAAGGGACCTGCTTACCCACCGCAGCGGGCTTGGCCTTGGCGCAGGAGACTTGATGGACTGGCCCGATTCGACCAGTTTTACGGTAGAGGATATGATCCATAACCTCAGGTATTTGAAACAGGCGTCAAGTTTCCGCAGCAAATACGATTATGATAACCAGCTATATAAAGTGGCTGGCGAGCTGATCAAAAGGGTTTCGGGCATGAGCTGGGAAGATTTTGTAGCAACCCGCATTATGAAGCCTTTGCAAATGAACAACAGCGCGCCGGCTTATCAACTGATCAAAGACTATTCAAATGTTGTGGACGCCCATGCCCCGGTTGACGGTAAAGTGATCGTGATCCCCCGTTATAAAACCACCACCGGTAATGCTGCCGGCGGTATTTACAGCAGCGTGGCGGACTTAAGTAAATGGGTGATCATGCAAATGAATAATGGTAAATATGGTGATGGCAAACAGCTTTTCAGCGAAGCGATCCATTTTCAAATGTGGTCGCCGCAGACCATTGTACCGGTCGGCCCGAATTCACCTTACAATACACACTTTGCGGCCTATGGGTTGGGCTGGTTTTTGAGCGATGTTAAGGGCTATAAAGAGGTAAACCATACCGGGGGCATCGATGGTATGGTAACCAAAGTAACGCTGATACCAGAGCTTAAACTGGCGATCATTGTTTTAACCAACCAGCAATCAGGCGCGGCATTCAGCGCAGTAACCAACCAGATTAAAGACAGTTACCTGGGGATTACCGGCCGCGACTGGGTAAAAACGTATGGCGACATGGTGAAACAAAGCCAGCAGGGCGCCGATAAAGTGATGGATGCCGTTTGGCAGCAGGTGGATGCCCGCAGGCACGACACATCAAAACCAGACCTCTCTCCTTTTACCGGCACCTATCATGATAGCTGGCTGGGCGATGCCGTTATCACCTTAAAAGATGGCCAGCTTTGGTTCAATGCCAAACGTTCGCCGAAATTAACCGGGCAGGTTTTGCCCTACAAGGGTGATACCTTTGTGATCAGGTGGAATTACCGCAGTATGGAGGCGGATGCATTTGCGATGTTCTCTTTCGACGAAAATGGCAAACCAACGGGGTTAAAGTTAAAAGCGATTTCTCCGCTAACTGATTTTAGCTTTGATTTCCAGGATCTGGATTTTAAGAAAACGGAGTGAGGTTAGAGATTAGTGATTGGTTGATTAGAGATTAGGAAAAATAAACACAGAGTGGATAAAGGCTCCTTTTTGTCATTGCGAGCGCAGCGCGGCAATCGCGAACTTTGCATGTAGACAATACATAGCGGCAATGCAGAGCTCGCGATTGCCGCGCTCGTTCCTCGCTCGCAATGACAATAGTTTTTATTCTTCGAAACGCTTCAAATACGCCTTATCAATCAACTCCCCGTACCAGATCTCGCTTTTTACATCCATGCTGAACCATGGCGAGTGATATTGCAATACCTGTATATTTTGCGCGGGCATAAAGCTTTGGGCGAGGAGGAATAGTTTTTTATGCTGAGGGTTTTCCACCACGTCCATCACAATAAAACAATGGCCCGGTGAGCCGCCTTTGATGAAAATATCGCCTGTTTTTAGCTCATCAGGACTTTTAACTCTTTTCAATTCCTTATCAAGCGACAGGGTGCCGGCGTAATCAAAAACCAGGGTCATATACCGCATAAAGGTGGGGTAGCTATAATCTTTTTTGGCCTTTAATACCCAGCGGTCGTTATGATAGCGGTATCCGTCAGCGTAGTGGATATAGTCACATTTAAAGCCGCTTTCAAAATGAAAAGCAATCTCGCTGAACCGTTTTTGACGATACAAATATTCTCCCCGCAGCCGCATTACGGCATCCGCACATTGCTGCAAGTCCTCATTACCCACACTCAGATCCACTACTGCGGCCGTAAAGACATCCGTAGCGGCAACAGCGCCTTTGTAGGTTAAAGTATGAGTGCCTGCAGGTTTCAGCGGGAGGTTTTGCAGGTATTCGCCAAAGCTGCCCGGAGGCGGTTTTACCTGCTGGTAACCGGCAGGGGCAGTAAAACGGGTAAGCACGGTATCGGTTGAAGTAAATGCGCTGCAAACCAACAGAAATAAGGACGTGATAGTGCTTTTCATGGTGTTATTGAATAAGTTCGGGCCGGTACTCAAAGTGCATGGTATCATAATGATACCATTTGCCACCCCAGATGAAACCGTATTTCTCAAACGTATCGACGATCAACTGTGGTATGCGGTTTTTATATTTAATTACCGCGTTTTCATTGCTGCATTTGCAGGCCCATTGCCAGTAATCGGAATAAGCGGTATTGATATCAATCGTCATCCCGAAACTGTGCATGCTGTGGCGGTGGGTGCCGGCTATATTCCGCCAGGTAAAGGTACCGCCAATGTTCGTGAGGTATCTTTTTAATTCGGGATGTTCATCCAGTTCTTTTGATATTTGGGCGAGTTTTTTGTCGATGCCGTTGATCTTTGTCACCCTGATCCGCTGGCCAACCAGTTTGGGGCACCACGTAATTTCGACCAGGTTTTTTTCAACCGCTTTTTCCGTAGCGCCATACATCTTTAAAAAGAACGGCTCATACCTGATCCTGCCGGGATCAAAGTTCGACGCAAGCGGCTCCCTTAACAACCCGGCCGTGTATTTTTGGGTGAACATATCTTTCAGATCAGGCTTATCCAGCAAGGTTTTGAAGGATTTATTTTTGATGCCATCATCCCAAAGCATTTTTGTTTTATCTTTAAAAATGAGGTGGTTACCGGCATAGCCGGAGATGAAATTTGGGTAAGTTTCAATGAGTTTTTTGCGGCTGGGGGGATGGTGTCTCCTTTCTGTCCCAGCGGGGTCTCTCGCAGAGGACCCTGCGTTCCGGCCGGCATTATCCAGCGCAGGGTCCCCGTTGGGAGACCCTGCGGGGGCGGGTACGATAAGTATATCAGGAGCAAAATTATTGTTCTCATTTTTTGATCTTTTACCCCTCAATCCTGATATCATATTTAGCCAGCAGACCCGCCAGCCCATGTGCGGAAAACCTCGCTTTTTTTAAATTATTATTATCCGGGTCGATGGTGAAATTGTAGGAAGTACGGAGATCAGCGTTTTTTAATATGGTGCGGCTAAAAAAGGCCCGGTTGAGGTTGCAGTTATTGAAGTGGGCATCGGTAAGGTCAGCCTCGGTAAAATCCGTTTCCACCATCGAGCAATCTTTAAACTTAGCCCCTTTGTTTTTCTTTTTGTAGAAAATGGCATTGTCAAGAATGCAGTTTTCAAAATTCACCTCAAACAAAAAATCGCGGCTTTTGCTGAAATCCGCACCGCTGAGCTTGCAGTCTTTAAAATGGAGATCCTGTAAACCAGTATCAGCTAATTGTGCCAGCGACAAATTGCAATCCTCGAACCGGCAGCCAATAAAAACCATTCCTGACAAGTGAGCATAGGAAAGATCACAATTTACAAATGCGCAATTTTCATAGGTGCGCTTATGCCCTACGATGGCAGCGGCGGATATTTTAGTAAAGGTTTCGTCTTCGATGATGTCAGGAGTCATGGTGCAAAATAAACTATTCTATCGGATTGTATCTGAAGAAATAAATATCAACTTATTTGTAGCCGTTTCTATCCCCGCAGGGTCTCTCGCAGAGAACCCTGCGTTCCGGCGGGCATTATCCAGCGCAGGGTCCCCGTTGGGAGACCCTGTGGAGACGGGAAAGTAACTTAAACGTACTTATTCGTGTACCACGAAATCATTTTGTTTCGACAGTGAATAAACTTTTATGAAGAGAAACAAGGTGGGCATAAAAGAAGCCCAAACGAGCAAAAACCTGTCTATCAATAACCACCGGACACTAAAATTATCATAAACATAGTCACCAATTGTAGGTAAGATTAATGCGACAAGCATCAATGCCACAAACCATCTGAAATATAACTTTATCATTTTACTCCGAACGAACAGCAACACAATCAGCATTGCGACTGCTAAACACGCAAAAAACACGATGATGCTTTGAAATAATGCCGACATTGCTATCGCATCCAGATGGTTAAAATTCAAACTGATTATCGCCGGCACTTTCAAAAACAAAAGGAGAAGCATTGCTCCTCGTATTAAAATATGTTCTTTAAATGCTCCGAGCACCCAAAACAAACCGATGTATACAACGATATTCAAAAAAGTAGCAATGATATTCCAAATGGAATCAGCCGAAGGCTCAGTTGCCTGTGGTTTGGTAAAGTCCGGAAATATGGTATGACCGAAATAAAAAAATAGAAAGACACTGTAAATCAGGAAAATGACATTTGCAACTACTAATGCCAGCGCTATTTTTTTATTGATAACCACGCCTTTAAATTACGGATTAAAACAAATTTCCACTGTAATTTATTGAAAAATTACCATGATGTACTTTTCTGTCCCCGCAGGGTCTCTCGCAGAGGACCCTGCGTTCCGGCGGGCATTACCCAGCGCAGGGTCCCCGTTGGGAGACCCTGCGGAGACGGAGGTAATTACTATAAACCCTATTCATTTGTGTTTATTAAACCAACCTACATATTCCTCCGGTACTGCCCTCCAACCTCATACAACGCATGCGAGATCTGCCCCAGGGAGCAATATTTACAGGCCTCCATCAGGCTCTCAAAAATATTGCCGCCGGCAATGGCGGTTTGCTGCAGGGTTTTCAGTAATTGAGGGATGCGGTCTTCGTTGCGGTGCTGAAACTCGTGCAGCGCTTCTATCTGGAACTGTTTTTCCTCTTCGGTTGCGCGGATCACTTCGGATGGAACAATGGTAGGCGAGCCATTTTTATTGAGGAAGGTATTTACGCCGACGATCGGGTATTCGCCTGTATGTTTAAGGGTTTCGTAGTAAAGCGATTCTTCCTGGATCTTGCTACGCTGGTACATGGTTTCCATGGCGCCCAGTACGCCGCCGCGGTCGTTAATGGCCTTAAATTCGGCTAAAACAGCTTCTTCCACCAGGTCGGTCAGTTCTTCAATAATGAAAGCGCCCTGTATAGGGTTTTCATTTTTGGCAAGGCCGAGCTCGCGGTTGATGATCAGTTGGATCGCCATTGCCCTGCGCACCGATTCTTCGGTAGGCGTGGTGATGGCTTCGTCATAAGCATTGGTATGCAGGGAATTACAGTTATCATAAATGGCGTACAAAGCCTGCAGTGTGGTGCGGATATCGTTAAAGTCGATTTCCTGCGCGTGGAGCGAGCGCCCGCTGGTTTGGATATGGTATTTCAGTTTTTGGGAGCGGTCGTTCCCTTTGTATTTATTTTTGATGGCCTTGGCCCAGATGCGCCTTGCTACACGGCCGATCACGGCATATTCAGGATCTATCCCATTGGAGAAAAAGAACGACAGGTTGGGCGCGAAATCATCAATATGCATCCCCCTGCTCAAATAGTACTCAACATAAGTAAACCCGTTTGAAAGGGTGAAGGCCAGCTGTGTAATAGGATTGGCCCCGGCTTCCGCAATATGGTAACCGGATATGGAAACCGAATAAAAGTTACGTACTTTCTGGTCAATAAAATACTGCTGGATATCGCCCATCATCCGCAAGGCAAATTCAGTGGAGAAAATGCAGGTATTTTGCGCCTGGTCCTCTTTTAAAATATCCGCTTGTACGGTGCCGCGAACGGTTGCGATGGCTTTGGCTTTTATTTTTGCATACACATCGGCGGGTAAAACCTGGTCGCCGGTGAGGCCAAGGAGCAATAGACCAAGGCCATCGTTGCCGGGGGGTAACGCAGAAGCCTCACCTAAATCCTCTCCAAAGGAGAGGACTTTTTGATCTTCTTCAATTTCTTTAGGCCCTTTTCCCCCGGAGATTTTTGCCTCACCTAAATCCTCTCCAAAGGAGAGGACTTTCCTATCTGGTTGATTAAATAATGTTTCTTTAATAATTTGGATTACCCGTGTTGTATTATTAGCTATTTCTTCATTAGTAAAACGGATAACTTTAAATCCTTCATTATTTAAAACCTTTGTTCTGATGTCATCTTCTTCCTTAGTTGCCTCATGATATCCCCCATCAACTTCAATAACCAATCCTTTTGGTAAACAAACAAAGTCAGCAATATACCCATCAATAGCATGCTGCCTTCTGATCTTATAACCAGTTTGATTATTTCTCAATAACTGCCACAATATATTTTCTGCTGGGGTTTGATTTTGCCTGTTTTCTCTTGAGTTTGCCTTCAATGTCTCCCAAATACGCAAATCACCAGTCATAAAACCTAACCTTTTATCACCCTCTCCTTTGGAGATGGCCGGGGTGAGGCTTTTTAAGCCCTCTCCTTTGGAGAGGGTTTGGGTGAGGCGATACGCAGGCCGGGATAACCCTTTATCATCATACAACTCCTTAAACTTCGCTTCTACCAAATGCTCCAGCTGATGTTCTTTGATATATTTTTCGCATTGCTGGTCGATAGCTGCGTTCATAAAAAAGCCAAGCAGCATAGGCGCCGGACCGTTTATGGTCATGGAAACGGAGGTCGACGCACTGCAAAGGTCAAAGCCGGAATACAGCTTTTTGGCATCATCCAAAGTGGCGATGCTCACGCCGGAATTACCTATTTTACCATAAATATCGGGGCGGGTATGCGGGTCTTCGCCGTACAAGGTAACCGAATCAAATGCTGTGGACAGGCGGTGCGCAGGTTGCCCGAGCGATACATAATGAAAACGTTTATTGGTACGCTCCGGACCACCTTCGCCGGCAAACATGCGGGTTGGGTCCTCCCCTTCGCGTTTTAACGGGAATACACCTGCCGTGTACGGGAATTCTCCCGGCAAATTTTCGGTGAGGAGCCAGCGCAAAATATCGCCCCAGGCCTCATATTTCGGCAATGCAATTTTGGGGACCTGCAACTGCGACAGCGAGGTATAATAAAGCGGCTGTTTGATCTCTTTATCCCTTACCTTATAAATAAAATTTTCGGCGGTATATTGTTTAATGGTTTCGGGCCATTGTTTTAACAGGCGTTTGCATTCCGGATGCAGATGGTCTTCGAGATGTTTTTGAATTTCCCGTAGGGGCGCAAAATTTTGCGCCCACACGTTGTGGGTTTCTGATTGCCC
This genomic window contains:
- a CDS encoding M15 family metallopeptidase codes for the protein MISGLRGKRSKNENNNFAPDILIVPAPAGSPNGDPALDNAGRNAGSSARDPAGTERRHHPPSRKKLIETYPNFISGYAGNHLIFKDKTKMLWDDGIKNKSFKTLLDKPDLKDMFTQKYTAGLLREPLASNFDPGRIRYEPFFLKMYGATEKAVEKNLVEITWCPKLVGQRIRVTKINGIDKKLAQISKELDEHPELKRYLTNIGGTFTWRNIAGTHRHSMHSFGMTIDINTAYSDYWQWACKCSNENAVIKYKNRIPQLIVDTFEKYGFIWGGKWYHYDTMHFEYRPELIQ
- a CDS encoding serine hydrolase, giving the protein MKIILFPSSNFRRRCSIALGLLITVASQLRAQVIAPDSIDRLVNRTLQTFDVPGIAVAIVKDDKMIFAKGYGYASLNTHKKVDENTLFGIASNSKAFTTASIGILCDEGKIKLDDKVTDYIPEFKMYDPYVTAEFTIRDLLTHRSGLGLGAGDLMDWPDSTSFTVEDMIHNLRYLKQASSFRSKYDYDNQLYKVAGELIKRVSGMSWEDFVATRIMKPLQMNNSAPAYQLIKDYSNVVDAHAPVDGKVIVIPRYKTTTGNAAGGIYSSVADLSKWVIMQMNNGKYGDGKQLFSEAIHFQMWSPQTIVPVGPNSPYNTHFAAYGLGWFLSDVKGYKEVNHTGGIDGMVTKVTLIPELKLAIIVLTNQQSGAAFSAVTNQIKDSYLGITGRDWVKTYGDMVKQSQQGADKVMDAVWQQVDARRHDTSKPDLSPFTGTYHDSWLGDAVITLKDGQLWFNAKRSPKLTGQVLPYKGDTFVIRWNYRSMEADAFAMFSFDENGKPTGLKLKAISPLTDFSFDFQDLDFKKTE
- a CDS encoding DUF4846 domain-containing protein, producing the protein MKSTITSLFLLVCSAFTSTDTVLTRFTAPAGYQQVKPPPGSFGEYLQNLPLKPAGTHTLTYKGAVAATDVFTAAVVDLSVGNEDLQQCADAVMRLRGEYLYRQKRFSEIAFHFESGFKCDYIHYADGYRYHNDRWVLKAKKDYSYPTFMRYMTLVFDYAGTLSLDKELKRVKSPDELKTGDIFIKGGSPGHCFIVMDVVENPQHKKLFLLAQSFMPAQNIQVLQYHSPWFSMDVKSEIWYGELIDKAYLKRFEE
- a CDS encoding methylmalonyl-CoA mutase family protein; translation: MESIAPYHSTYKIRFVTAASLFDGHDATINIMRRILQSSGAEVIHLGHNRSVEEVVNCAIQEDVQGIALTSYQGGHLEYFKYMHDLLKERGAGHIKIFGGGGGVFLPHEIEELQAYGITRIYSPDDGRKMGLQGMINDMLQQCDFQHKIKLNGELKHLPEKDIKSIATAISIVENYPKEADNFLSEVHKLISTNHTPVLGITGTGGSGKSSLVDEIVRRFLMETDKTLAIISVDPSKRKTGGALLGDRIRMNAINSPRVYMRSLATRQANLALSKHVQESIDICKAAGYDFIIVETSGIGQSDTMITDYCDLSLYVMTPEFGAATQLEKIDMLDFADIVALNKFDKRGALDAIRDVRKQYKRNHHLFDAKDEDIPVYGTMASQFNDPGMNTLFEALMKAIKVKTGADFIDAKHIAHLHTGESEKIYIIPPDRNRYLAEIVESSVEYKRWVNEQCKIAQQLYQVQGTIELVGAQNFAPLTGQSETHNVWAQNFAPLREIQKHLEDHLHPECKRLLKQWPETIKQYTAENFIYKVRDKEIKQPLYYTSLSQLQVPKIALPKYEAWGDILRWLLTENLPGEFPYTAGVFPLKREGEDPTRMFAGEGGPERTNKRFHYVSLGQPAHRLSTAFDSVTLYGEDPHTRPDIYGKIGNSGVSIATLDDAKKLYSGFDLCSASTSVSMTINGPAPMLLGFFMNAAIDQQCEKYIKEHQLEHLVEAKFKELYDDKGLSRPAYRLTQTLSKGEGLKSLTPAISKGEGDKRLGFMTGDLRIWETLKANSRENRQNQTPAENILWQLLRNNQTGYKIRRQHAIDGYIADFVCLPKGLVIEVDGGYHEATKEEDDIRTKVLNNEGFKVIRFTNEEIANNTTRVIQIIKETLFNQPDRKVLSFGEDLGEAKISGGKGPKEIEEDQKVLSFGEDLGEASALPPGNDGLGLLLLGLTGDQVLPADVYAKIKAKAIATVRGTVQADILKEDQAQNTCIFSTEFALRMMGDIQQYFIDQKVRNFYSVSISGYHIAEAGANPITQLAFTLSNGFTYVEYYLSRGMHIDDFAPNLSFFFSNGIDPEYAVIGRVARRIWAKAIKNKYKGNDRSQKLKYHIQTSGRSLHAQEIDFNDIRTTLQALYAIYDNCNSLHTNAYDEAITTPTEESVRRAMAIQLIINRELGLAKNENPIQGAFIIEELTDLVEEAVLAEFKAINDRGGVLGAMETMYQRSKIQEESLYYETLKHTGEYPIVGVNTFLNKNGSPTIVPSEVIRATEEEKQFQIEALHEFQHRNEDRIPQLLKTLQQTAIAGGNIFESLMEACKYCSLGQISHALYEVGGQYRRNM
- a CDS encoding pentapeptide repeat-containing protein codes for the protein MTPDIIEDETFTKISAAAIVGHKRTYENCAFVNCDLSYAHLSGMVFIGCRFEDCNLSLAQLADTGLQDLHFKDCKLSGADFSKSRDFLFEVNFENCILDNAIFYKKKNKGAKFKDCSMVETDFTEADLTDAHFNNCNLNRAFFSRTILKNADLRTSYNFTIDPDNNNLKKARFSAHGLAGLLAKYDIRIEG
- a CDS encoding division/cell wall cluster transcriptional repressor MraZ, yielding MSFLTGEFECKLDNKGRMMVPSGLKKKLPEAESEGLVINRGFKKYLVIYTKKQWDKKLEELSKLNEYDEEDIEFVRYFMRGATELSLDAAGRVNLPQFLLDHAEIKSDVVITCLLNRIEVWNSEAHKALMNTEPKDFAKMALKMKEVNNG